The Macaca thibetana thibetana isolate TM-01 chromosome 9, ASM2454274v1, whole genome shotgun sequence region CTAATTCCGATAAAAATCACATTGCACTTTACCCTGTGTCACCTCCAATGATCTCTGACCGAAAGCCAAATCttctttgtgtgtttgctttatgGACAGTTAGGTTCTACACAGGTACTTAAACATGAAAATTGAAATCATagaggctgggcaccgtggttcaagcctgtaatcccagcactttggaaggccgaggcaggcggatcacctgaggtcaggatttcgagaccagcctgactaacatggtgaaacactgtctctactaaaaatacaaaaattagctgggctggtggcctgtgcctgtaatcccagctactcaggaggctgaggcaggagaatcgcttgaacccgtgaggcggtgGTTGGAGTGAGCCAgaatcacgctattgcactccagcctgggacacgagggcgaaactgtctcaaaataataataataataataaataaagcacaGAAACTATACcagaaaataggaaacaaaacGAACAGTGAAGAGAGTGAGAAAAGGAGGCAGATAtatagaagaggaaaaggaagggggCCCAAGTGAGGCTGGAAAAaccggggaggaggagggggctcaTTAGGTCAGAAGCAACCTGCCGTCTTCTAAGTTCTGGCCAAGGGTAGATCAAAGGATCCAGATTcctgagttttaaaatgttattaggCTGCTTCATCACTTGTCCCTGACGTTGCAGCGACTCCGATGGTAACTTTAGTCTCCATTGCTTGGAGCAGCCACAGTGTACACCGGACAGGATATTCCGCGCAGCTGTTGCTGAACTCAAGGCAACTCCTATCGCCTTTCTCTTTTCGGAGCTCAAGATTCCTTGCATTATTGCCCATAGGCATGTGTTTTACCCCACACTCCTTCTCCCTTTTATCTTGATTTTCGTGGTGCTGGGGAGTCTGCAGGGATTCCATGGCGACGGGTTCACTGGGACAGGGGCTGGGGTTGTGCGTCCCTGAGGCAAAGCAAATACAGAAAAGGGAATAGAGATAGAGGGCTAAGACTCCCAGGCACTGAAAGGTAGAAACTGGGTTATAAGAGAGAGGGGAGCACAGACGCCCGGAGAGAGCCTGCCCTCGGGATACCACTGGCGGTAGGCTGGCCTCCGAACAACTAGAAGGTCCAAGCCCTGAGCGTCTGGTTACCCGGGCAACTTTATGGTCTCGCGATACAGACCTCGCGCCTGCGCACTGCCGTTGTAGGGGCCCAGTCCGGAGCCTCCACCCCGGGGCCTAAACTCGAGTCTAAAAGATGGGGCCTCGTTGTGTTGTTTCCGGGCCGCGCGACGCTGTGGGCTGCTTTCCCCTTTCCGGAGTGACCTAACACAGGATAACGAAACCTGCAGTGCTCCTAGCGCTTCCGCTCCGCCCCGTCGCGTCTGGGAGGCGAAGCCGGGAGGCGAGCGCTCTGCGCATGCGCGGCGCAGGCGCACTTGGAGCCGGTGCTGCAACCCTCAGGTGAAGGCGGATCCGCCACCGTGAGTTCCAGGTGGGCGCGCGGGGCCCACGTAGGGCAGGAGGCCAGCCCCGGGGGGATCGGGCCCGGGACTCCACGGAATCTGGAGGCCGAAGCCCGCGCGCACGCAAGGCCTCCGCTGCTTCCCCGACGCCTCTTGCGTGGCCGCGGAACCCGCCGCCCTCTCGGTTGGGCTACCCAGTCCCGGGCCAGGCGTGTGCACCCAGAGCTTCCGCGCCTCTCCTCGGGCTCCTCTGCTGGATTGCAGCGCCGTCTGGGCACCAGGAGTGCAAAGCGAAAACCGCACGCCGGCCGTTCTGTTCTCCACGGTCTCCAAGGAGACACGGACCGATCCAGGGGCGGCGTGCAGTGGGGAGGTGAGCTTTGGGTCGGCCGTCGCCCCTCGGCTACCGGCGGGATCCAGAAACCGGAAGTCACCACCGATACCCTTCTCACCTTTACTCCCAGCTGGTCACTACTGTGTCGGGAGATTCTACCTTCTTTTCCGACTAACATGTATTTCTCTCCAGTCCTTTCTGCGGTGTCTCTAGTGTAGGCCACCGCCATTTCTAACCTGGACGACTTCGGGGGCGTGTTTGCTGCTCAAGGATTCTTCCTTTGCCCAGATCCACAAAGATCTATAACGTCTTTCTAATCATGACGCCTCTGCTTTAGACGTTAAAGTTGCTTCACACTGGAAGGCTTGCAAAGGTCTTCATTATCTGGTCCTTACCCACCTTTCCTAGTTTCTCACTGCTTTCTCTAGCATCTCTGCCCCAGCCACATTGAACTTATTGgaacttgcctttttttttttttttttttttgagacatagcagtcgcccatgctggagtgcagtggcgcgatcctggcccactgcaacctcctcctgccgggttcaagcgattcttctgcctcagcctcccgagtagctgggactacaggcgcgcgccacaacgcccggctgtttttcgtatttttagtagagacgggttaccctgttggtcaggctggtctcgatctcctggccttaagtgatccgcccgcctgggcctcccaaagtgctgagattacaggcgtgagccaccttgccagccaacttctttcttttgatgCTGAGATACCTTTCTTTACTCCATACTCCCTTTGGTTGGCATTGTTTAGATGTAGGTTGAGAGGTCCGGCCGGGCTCCTCTTAGTCCCAGACTAagtgctcacgcctgtagtcccagcactttgggaggccgaggtggttggatcacaaggtcaggagatcgagaccatcctagccaacatgatgaaaccccatctccactaaaaataagaaaattagccggacatggtgacgCGCGCCtgtactgtagtcccagctactcgggaggctgaggcaggagaatcgcttgaacccgggaggcaggcggaggatgcagtaagccgatattgtgccactgcacttcagcctggcgacagaatgagactccgtctcaaaagggggggaaaaaaaaagcagttccTCTATGAGGACTGCCTTTTCCTGCCCCCTCAACTAAGCTAGGCCTCTGCTGGATATTCCCTAAGCATCCTGTAGTTCCCTGACCTTCATGTGCATCAGGCTTTATTGTATAATTACCTGCTGATATTTTTTCCTTGTGGACTGTAACCTCACTGAGGTCTGCGACAAAAAAATACTTATGGCCTGGCACATCCTGGATAATACAGAAAGGTGGTGCCTGTGGTATCCCGAGGGCAGGCTCTCTCCGGGCGTCTGTGCTCCCCTCTCTCTTATAACCCAGTTTCTACCTTTCAGACTTGAAGGTGGGAAAATGCTGGCCTCATTAAATAGTATGTGGTTCGGTGTTGAGGTCTTGTGCTTGGTGGGGCCTAAGGAGAAAGAGGCTGGTGGGAGATTGAGACTGGAGGTTGGAGGGCCTTTTATGTCACATTAGAGTTTGGGTGGggcatgatagctcatgcctgcagcccagcactttgggaggccgaggctgggggattgcctgagcctaggagttgaaaaccagcctgggcaacaaagcaagacccagtctctacggagctgtttttttttttgttttttttttttttttgtttttttgagacagagtcttaccccgttgcccaggctggagtgccgtggtgcgatttcggctcactgcagcctctgcctcctgggttcaagcgattctcatacctcagccacccaagtagctgggattacagttgcgcatcaccacacctggctaatttttgtatttttagtttagactgggtttcaccatatttgccaggctggtctcgaacgcctgacctaaagtgatccgtccagcttggcctctcaaagtgctgggattacaggcgtgaaccaccgtgcccagcctatacagaaaatttaaaaattaaaaaacttttctgggcttggtggtgtgcgcctataatcccagctacttagcaggaggctgaggtgggaggatcgcttgaacccaagagttcaaggctgcagtgagccatgatcaaacGACTGCATTACAGccaggtgacagggcaagactgtctaGTAAAAAGTGTTTGCCCTTGATCTATAGGCAGCAGAGGCCTCTTGAGACACAGCTCTAAAAGGACCTCAGCAAAgccttatttttctccctttctctaaaGCTATAAAATCTTACCAGTCAGTATTTTGTTTCTGGATTATATTGCATGAGATTATGCTTATCCAAACTACTTGGCTCTCTTTATCTCCCTAGCAGATTCTGCAGGCGGGAGAAGTTTATAGCCTGTTTTGTGATCCCTCCGGAGCATGGTTTTAAGTATTTACTCTGTGGTGTTTGGATGCGGAGACATGATCTGACTTGCAGTTGCCAAGAGCTCTGTTCCATCCTATTTGTTTCACCCCTCTGTCACTTATTTCCCTCTTCCTGACCACTTTGAACCTGATGCCAGCCCCTCGCAGTCACCGCATTGCATCTGGATGAGCCACTTTTCTTCCTGATTCCCTGAGCTCTGGGGAGCACAAAGATAATGGGGTCAGGGGGCAGTGTGGCCACTGTGAAGGAAGCAGCTTAGGCCCCAGAAGTCTCCAGCAGTGGGCAGTACCGAGACGACCAGGGTGTGATCTCTCACCCCAAGGAGCTGAATTTGGGTTTCTGGGAAGAGTATCAGAGACCAATAGCGCTCAGGAGGCCCTTCCTCGGGGCTGTCCAGCATGGAAGCACCCCGTCCTACACCAGTGGTTCCTGATTGCGGTTCTGAATCAGATTCACGggggcatttatttatttatttattttgatatggagtcttactgtcgcccaggctggagtgcagtggcgcgatctcagcccactgcaacctctgcctcctgggttcaagaaattctgcctcaacctcccgagtagctgggattactggcaggcaccactatgcctggctaatttttttgtattttttagtagagatgggatttcaacatattggccaggctggtctcaaactcctgaccttgtgatccacctgcctcgggctcccaaaatgctTTGGTTACtggcatgatccactgcacccggcctagggCAGCTTTTTATAAGCACAGATGCCCAGGTCTTATTCCTGAAGATTCCAATTCAGTAGATCTGGGTTGAGGACCAACCATCTGCCTGTTTTAAGAAGCCACAGGTTATTTGTGAGGTGTAGCAAGGattgaaagaacagaaaacttGGAATTTGGAAAACTAGTTCTGACTCCGGGCAGTGAGTCAGTTTCCTAATGCACACATTGGGGAATTCTATAGGAATGCTGTGAGAAGCAAATAATCCATGGAGAGAGTGCTTTATACAGCGATACACTACTGAGGCACACTTGCCTTCAACATCAGCTACCAGCCTAGTAAATGGAAGTATAATGGAAAGGACATAACTTCCTTTAGTTTTGCCAGGTGGGTCCCTGTGATTCTAACTGAGCcccaggaaggaagggaagaaaatagggaagagaaaggaatgtgTATTTGCCTCTGGGAAGGATAAACAGGATATGCCCTCTGGACCAGTAGTTTATAATATTTTCCCCATTAAGCATCCTTCTCATTTTTCCTCAATGGattaatatctttaaatttcATTACATTTCCCTAGTCTTCATGAAATTGCCAGCCAGAAAAGTCGGCTCGGGGACCCCCTAAAAAGGAGGaatggccgggagtggtggctcacacctgtaatgccagcactctgggaggctgaggtgggtagatctcctgaggtcaggagttcgagaccagcctgaccaacatagtgaaatcccgtctctactaaaattacaaaaagtagccaggcatggtgttgggtgcctgtaatcccagctactctggaggctgtggcaggagaatcaattgaacctgagaggcagaggttgcaataagccgagatcgtgccactgtactacagcctgggcaacgaaagcgaaactctgtctcaaaacacaaaaaaagaaaggggagtgTATGCCTGCATACATATCAAGTGCTGTAGGAAGGATATTAAAGAAATTTAGGgccctgggaggtggggagacTTACAAAAATGGACATGACAGAATTATTTGAAGTCTTAATCATGAGATGACTGTTCAGTTCTTTAAAATACCACACCTGATTGGTTTTGAATGGCAGAGGCCACCAGAGTCCTTGCAAATTGTGCGCTCTGCGTGGGTGGACATTGTTTACCGTGAGCCCCAGGACCTAGAACGCCACTTGCACACTGGAGGTGCtcagatcttatttttttttttttttttttttgcagatagaGTCAGATGTGTTACTGGGCACCGCACGATCacgttcactgcagccttgacctcctgggctcgagtgatcctcccacctcagtctcccaagtagctgggactacaggtatgcctcacacttagctaatttacgtatttttttttttttgtagagggtttctccatgttgctcagagtggtctcgaactcatgggctgAAGTGACCtgtccaccacagcctcccaaaattctgagactgaaggcatgagccactgtgccaggcctagagtatttgttgaatgaatgaatggaagccCAACTAGAcagcattttggaaaacagtaacaAGTTATAAGATTAATACCATATAGTCACTAAAAGGTTAATTATGAACAAGTAGAAAcagcatatttttaataaatgaaatagacaaaCGGAATTGTACTACGATTGCAATAATGAAAACTTTCACATATTGCTTGtataggaataaagaaaaaatcaaaaaaatggggaaaattaaACCTTGGTCATCCATTGTCCTGAGTTTTTTTGAAAGGGCCCCAGTGGAACATTTAAAATGGGGTAAGAAAAATGgggagaaataaaattacttaatctttaaaaagaagacaagtGTATGCTCACCTAATTGGACTTATATAATGAGGCTTGCTCTAGCTTATCAAGAATCAgaatacaggctgggcgcagtggctcacggctgtaatcccagcactttgggaggccgaggcgtgtggatcacctgaggtcaggagtttgagaccagctgggcaacatggtgaaaccccgtctctactaaaaaaatagaaaaattagctgggcttggtggcgggtgcctgtaatcccagatactcgggaggctgaggcaggagaatcacttgaacccaggaggtggaggttgcaatgagccgagattgtgccattgcactccagcctgggcaacaaaagtgaaattctgtctcaaaaaaaaagagagagagagtacaacCAAGATACTCTTAAGTTATGCAATTGTCACTAACATGAATTTTTTCTGTTGTCATTTTGCTTCttggaaggatttttaaaatggctgCAGCTCCTCAAGCACCGGGGCGGGGATCTGTCCGTAAGACGAGACCTCTGGTTGTGAAGACGTCGTTGAACAACCCATACACCATCTGCTGGAGCCCTCTGGAGAGCGAGGATATGCACTTCATCCTACAGACGCTTGAGGACAGGCTTAAAGCTATTGGACTTCAGAAGATTGaagataggaagaaaaagaacaaaaccccttttctgaaaaaagaaagcagagagaaatgcAGCAATGCTGTTGATATTAGTGAGGATCTGAAGGAGAAAACAGACGCTAAGCAGCAAGTGTCAGGGTGGACGCCTGCACACATCAGGAAGCAGCTTGCCATTGGCGTTAACGAAGTTACCAGAGCCCTGGAAAGGAGTGAACTGCTGTTAGTTCTGGTGTGTAAATCAGTCAAGCCTGCCATTATCACCTCACACCTGATTCAGTTAAGCCTCAGCAGAACCGTCCCTGCCTGTCAGGTCCCCCAGCTCAGTGAGAGAATCGCCCCCGTCATTGGCTTAAAATGTGTTCTAGCCTTGGGCTTCAAAAAGAACACCACTGACTTTGTGGACGAGGTAAGAGCCATCATCCCCAGAGTCCCCAGTTTAAGTGTACCGTGGCTTCAAGACAGAACTGAAGATTCTGGGGAAAGTTTAGAGACTGAACCTCTGGAAAGCCAAGACAAAGAGCTTCTGGACACTTCATTTGAAGATCTGTCAAAACCTAAGAGAAAGCTTGCTGACGGTCAGCAGGCTTCTGTAACATTACAACCCCTTAAAATCAAGAAACTGATTCCAAACCCtaataagaaaaggaaaccaCCCAAAAGTAAAAAAGCTACTCCAAAGTAATCTTGCATAAACTTAACATGTCATACTGTTTGTGAAAGCACACCTTGTGAAGAAGCCTTACAACTAATAAAATGAGTTATATTTACATAGATTCATACAGTCCTGTTTGGTAATATTCAAATGTGTAAGACTCTTTGTAACTATGGCACAGATATTAAGTGCAGGAAATATTCAAAAATAGGAATACCCAAACAGAAGTTTATTGAAACTAGTGTTCATGCGTATTTAaattgacttcttccttttctttttttgagacagagtttcactcttgtccaggcaggagtgcagtggcacaatctcggctcactgcaacctctgccacctgggttcaacgattctcctgtctcagccgcctgagtaggtgagattacaggtgcgtgccaccacacccagctcacttttttgtatttttagtagagatggagtttcaccatgttggtcaggctggtcttgaactcctcacctcatgatctgcccgcatcgtcctcccaaagtgctgggatcacaggcctgagcagccgtgcccggcctaaattgaCTTTTTCAAAGGCTGGTAGAGTGCCTGTGAGCAAGAATATTGGTGTCCTACAACGCTTAGCATTTTCCTATCAAACCTGGAAAATGCCACAGTAAATGTTCTAGTCAGTCAGATAGATGGAACTGAATTGGGGAAGCATTATCAGTTTTAAAGGAAAGATCCCAAATGCCAAGCAATCTATTGTCTTCAGGAGCAATAATCATTTTTCACTTCATGTCAATTTGACTTTTAGGTAGGAATAGACATGGGCTTGGGAGAAAGGcttaatatttacagaaaaaatagcAACAACACAGAGAAAGCCAGATAAGGTATTTTGATTGGGAAGAGTTCACCCCCATTACGTGATTCACTTACCTCCTTGGAAATCTAACATGTATAAAAGGTATTATGGTAATTGGATGAAATGTggccaaaagattaaaaaaactgaGGAGCTTGTGTTCTCAGAGGTGGGTGTGTGACAAGAGTCCTTCAGGTTAGGAAATGGAGCATAACCAGTGCTCTCTGTTAAGAGTGTTTACTGTTTACAGTGTGTATGGAAAAGTTAGTTTCTGTAATTTAGAAGGAAGGTATTACTAAAGATTTTTCCAGCTGAAAGTGGCTGACTCATGGGTTATGCCACCTCttgatttaaattttacttagTGCCATcttggccaaaaagaaaaaaaaaaaaagataccttatTGAATAGAACATTTGCATGACAGACAAAGTACACTATAATGCAGTTTTAAATCTACAAGACACTATATATCgcatttaaatttagttttaatagCTACTTCATAAGCAGTTTAATTCTCAAAAATGTTAATTAGCAATCTGCTTCTGTTATAGAGGCAAATGTAGTTATTCTATTTAAAAGTGATTAATAATTTGATAATGAATTATGTAAATGACTCTTTAAAGGAGCAGTGTAACTATCACCATGAGGTAAGCGCATGACAAAATTTCCAACTGGCAGTTCtgcaattatattatttttgagatggagtctcagtctgttgcccaagctggagtacagtggtgtgatcccagctcactgcatcctccacctcctgggttcaagcgattctcctgcctcagtttcctgagtacctgggatgacaggtgcgtgccaccatgcctggctaagttttttatttttagtagagatagagcttcaccacgttgaccaggctggtctcagactcctgacctcaagtgatctgctcacctcggcctcccaaagtgcagggattacaggtgtgagccaccgcacctgaccgaTTCTGCAATTATTTGAAAATCTACTTTGCATAGACTTTGTGCCATGAAAATGAGTGGGAAGTAAATTCCTAAATTAGAGCTTTCACTCCAGGTTAAGTCAAAATCTCCTTTACTTAATGCCAGTATCTCAAACCCTGTTCCAGTGAATGAGGACCGTTTTGTTTCTTGAAGCCTTTCTCCTGTTAGGAAAGAACGCTAATTAGGGTGGAACCATCCGAAATTCGAAGTCTTCCATTGTCTCCAAGAAAGGTCCTAATTATGCACTACTGTGGGGCCCACATCGCCCTCTGGTGGTAGTCTCAGGGATGCCACAGCTGTGGGTTGGTCTTTAGAATCATAGCAAACTAGAGAGAGTTCACCTCCTTCGTAGTGACCAAGGTCAACAAACTCTGTAAAAGGCCAGAAAGTGAGTATCTTAGACTTTGCAGGCCACACAATCTGTCACAACAACTCAATTCAGCTTTGTAGTGTGAAGCAGCCACtggcaatatgtaaatgaaagtggctgtggccaagtgtggtggctcatgtctataatcccagtaccttgggaggccaaaccagaaggatcacttgaggccaggagttacaagaccagcccaggcaacatagcaagacctcgtctttacaaaaaatgaaaaaattagcaaggcgtggtggtatgcacccgtagtcccagctactcaggacgcagaagcaggaggatcattttaacccaggagtttggggctatagtgagctgtgactgtgccattgtattctagcctgagcaatagagtgaaaccctgtcctcaaaaaaaaaaaagtatgactatgttccaataaaaccttaTTAAGGGACACAGGAAtttgaattttgtataatttGCATATGTCACAAAATGATGtcattttttggctttttctccTCATTCAAGGAACTAAAAACATTCTTAGCCTGTGGGCTATACAAAGACAAGCAATGGGCTGGATTTAGCCCACAGGCCATAGTCTGGTGGCCCCTGCCTGGTATAAGATATGACTGGTTTCACTGGACTCATAACTTGAAGGAAATGCCATCATGTCTAAAACAACTCTGTCTGCACTTAACATCCTAGGCACTGGCACTTATAAAGGCAGGAAAagcatctacattttttttttttccaagacggagtcttgcactgtcacccaggctggagtacagtggcacgatctcggctcactgcaacctccgcctcctgggttcaagtgattctcctgcctcagcctcccagcagctgggattacaggtacccgccaccacacccagctagttctttttgaatttttattagagatggggtttcatcatgttggccaggctagtctcaaaccctcAAATgtttcgcccacctcggcctcccaaagtgctgggattacaagcgtgagccaccacgcccggccaaggcaTCTACTTTGTGGCATCTGAGTTTAGGCCAGGCTACGTGACCTTGGTTAGGATCTTATTTTTCCCATGGATTATTGGCAATATAAACACACATCTGTACACtatgaaaatttttcaaattctagATTAAAAACACCATCAGTAACAAAATTATGAATACTTATGTACAAATAAGACATTTTCCATTAGCATGACACATGACAGTTTTCATGATAAAGTCAGCATAGAGGAGTATGTGCAATTTTGCATAagtaataaaaacattcaaactatCAATGCCCTGATAGCATGAATAAGTTCCACCAGGCATCTCTTTTgactttacagtttttatttccttttcttcatatatCCTTGATGTTGCTGAGAAGAAACTGAACTTTGCACAACAGCAGAAAAGTCAGTCGTGGGCACaggctctttcttttttcttcttttgtttgagacggagtcttgtgctatgtcacccaggctggagtgcagtggcttgatctcagctcactgcaa contains the following coding sequences:
- the RPP38 gene encoding ribonuclease P protein subunit p38, whose amino-acid sequence is MAAAPQAPGRGSVRKTRPLVVKTSLNNPYTICWSPLESEDMHFILQTLEDRLKAIGLQKIEDRKKKNKTPFLKKESREKCSNAVDISEDLKEKTDAKQQVSGWTPAHIRKQLAIGVNEVTRALERSELLLVLVCKSVKPAIITSHLIQLSLSRTVPACQVPQLSERIAPVIGLKCVLALGFKKNTTDFVDEVRAIIPRVPSLSVPWLQDRTEDSGESLETEPLESQDKELLDTSFEDLSKPKRKLADGQQASVTLQPLKIKKLIPNPNKKRKPPKSKKATPK